Within the Gloeobacter kilaueensis JS1 genome, the region GCAGGACGTCGTCTTTTTTAGCCTCAAATTTCCCGAGGGCCAGCTCGGCCACGGCCACGCGAGCTGGCTCGACCCGAGCAAGATCCGCCAGTTTACGATCGTGGGCAGCCGCAAGATGGCGGTCTTCGACGACATGCAGCCGGTCGAAAAGCTGCGCCTCTACGACAAGGGCGTGGACATCGCCGAGAGCTACGACTCCTGGGGCGGTGCTTTGAGCCTGAGACAGGGCGACATCACGATCCCGGCCATCCAGATGAGTGAACCCCTGCGCAACGAGGCGCTGCACTTTTTAGAGTGCGTGCGCGAGGGCAAACCTCCCCTCACCGACGGCATCAACGGCTTAGAAGTGCTGAGTCTCCTGCAGGCGGCCCAGCGCTCGCTCGAAGCGGGCGGCAGCGCCGTGCCCACCGTGCTCCCCGAGCGGGTACGCGAACTCAAGCTTGCTTCTTACCACAGGTAACACTGCCGTGTCCGACAACGTCGAATACTTCGTCCATCCTTCGTCCTACGTCGATGCTCCGGCGACGATCGGAGCGGGTACGCAGATCTGGCATTTTTGTCACATCAGCGCTGGAGCCACACTGGGTGAGCGCTGCAAGCTCGGACAGAACGTCTTTGTCGCAGCGGGCGTGCGCATCGGCAACAACGTCAAGATCCAGAACAACGTCTCGATCTATGCCGGGGTGAGCCTCGAAGACGACGTTTTTTGCGGGCCGTCGATGGTCTTTACCAACGTCAAGACGCCCCGCTCCGCCTTCGTGCGCAACACCAGCGACGACTACCTGACCACCGTCGTGCGGCGAGGGGCGAGTATCGGGGCGAACGCCACGATCGTCTGCGGGATCACCGTCGGTGCCCACGCCCTCATCGGGGCCGGAGCGGTGGTCACAAAGGACGTGCCCGACTACGCGGTGATGGTGGGCAACCCGGCCCGCCGGCGGGGCTGGGCCTGCCAGTGCGGTGTGGGCCTCAAGCAAGAAGCCGAGAACTTCCGCTGTCCAGCCTGCGACCGGCACTACCGTCAGTCCAGCGATCACCTGCTTGTGTTGGAGAAATAGGTCCGTGCGTATCCTTACCGTCGTCGGGGCGCGCCCCCAGTTCGTCAAAGCCGCTGCTGTAAGCCGCATCCTCCGCCGCGAGCACCGCGAAATTCTCGTCCATACCGGCCAGCACTACGACCACGGCCTCTCGCAGGTGTTCTTCGACGAACTGGAGATGGCCCCGCCGGACTACAACTTAAAAGTCGGCTCCGGCTCCCACGGTCATCAGACTGGCCAGATGCTCGTGCGCATCGAAGACGTTCTCCTCCAGGAGCGGCCCGACGCGGTGCTCGTCTATGGCGACACCAACTCGACTCTCGCCGCTGCCCTGGCGGCTGCCAAACTGCACATTCCGGTGGCCCACGTCGAGGCGGGCCTGCGCAGCTTCAACCCGGCGATGCCGGAAGAAATCAACCGCCGCCTCACCGACCACCTCTCCCAGATCCTCTTTGCGCCGACGGCTGCCGCCACCGCCCAGCTCGGGCGCGAGGGGATTGCAGCCGGTGTCCATCAGGTGGGCGATGTGATGTACGACATCTTGCAGGCCAACTTAGAGCGCTCCCGCGCCTGCTCCCGGTTGCGCGCCGCTCTCGGGCTGGAGGCGGGGCGGTACGTGCTCGCCACCATCCACCGCGCCGAAAATACCGACGACCCGGAGCGTCTGCGGGCGATCCTGGAGGCGTTCAGCGCCATCGATCTGCCGGTGCTCTGGCCAATGCACCCGCGCACCCGCGCCCGGATCGGCCAGTTTGGGCTGGAGCCCCTCCTGGCCGCTGCCCCCCAACTGCGGGTGGTGGAGCCGGTGGGCTACCTCGACATGCTCGCCCTCGAAGCGCAGGCGCGGCTGATTCTTACCGACTCGGGCGGCGTGCAAAAAGAAGCCTACCTGCTCGCTGTGCCCTGCCTGACGGTGCGCGGCGAAACAGAGTGGATCGAAACGGTCAGCTCGGGCTGGAACCGGCTGGTGGCCGCCGAACCGGCGGCGATTGCCCTTGCGGTTACAGGCTGCACCCGCCCCGCCGAGCACCCGGCCCACTACGGCGATGGGAACGCCGCCCGGCGGATCGTCGAGGTGCTCGAACGGCACTTTGCCGTCGCCGTCCCCGCTTAAAGCTGTTCAGTCCCCTCGCCTCGGCGGCCCGGTTCGGTTGAACCGGGCCGCCATTTTTTCCTGCATTCTGCGCTTCGGAGCTTTCCCCCATGACCTACCAATCCGTCGTCACCGGCGCTGCCGGATTTATCGGTTCTCACCTGTGCGAGCGCCTGCTCGCCGAAGGACATCAAGTAACGGGCATCGACAGCTTCACCGATTACTACGACCCGGCGCTCAAGTGGCGCAACCTGACGACTGCCCTTGCCCATCCCAACTTCCGCTTGATCCAGGCGGACCTGCTCGATCTTGACTGCGCAGAACTGTTGCGCGACGTCGATTATCTCTTTCACCAGGCCGCCCAGGCCGGGGTGCGCGCCAGTTGGGGAGCGAACTTCCATCACTACTCCCACAACAACATCGACGCCACCCAGGTGCTGCTCGAAGCCGCCCGCACCTCCCGCCAGTTGCGCCGCTTCGTCTTTGCCTCCACCTCGTCGATCTACGGCGACGCCGAGACGTTTCCGACCGCCGAGACGGTCGCTCCCCGGCCCGTCTCGCCCTACGGGATCACCAAGCTGGCCGCCGAGCGCCTCGGGCAGCTGTACTGGGAAAATTTTGGCGTGCCCTTCGTGGCCCTGCGCTACTTTTCGGTCTATGGCCCCCGCCAGCGGCCAGACATGGGCTTTCACAAGTTCATCCGCTCGATTCTGGCGGGCCGGGAAATCGAAGTCTACGGCGACGGCCAGCAGACCCGCGACTTTACCTACGTCCTTGACATCGTCGAAGCGAATCTGCTCGCCGCCCTTGCGACGGGCCCGGTAGGGGGAGAAGTGATCAACGTCGGCGGCGGCAACCGCGTCGTGCTGAGCGAGGTGCTCGATTTGTTAGGCTCGCTTACCGGGCTGCCGGTTTATCGCCGCCAGCAAAATTGCCAGGCAGGCGATGCCCGCCACACCGCCGCCGATATCACCAAGGCCCAGAAGTTGCTGGGTTTTGCGCCCCGCTACGATCTCGCCCTCGGCCTCGCCCATCAGATCGCAAGCCTCAAACCCGCAGGCGAGCTGGTGCGCGTCGCATCCCTGGTCGGAGCAGCCTGAAACGTTGTTTAGGAGTGAAAGCCTGTATGAGAGCCTATATCCTCGCCGCCGGCAACGGCAGCCGCCTGCGCCCCCTTACCGACCGGCTGCCCAAGCCGATGGTGCCCTTGATGAACCGGCCCCTGATCTCGCATCTGGTCGATCACATCCGGCCCCACGTCGATGCCTTGCGCCTGAACGTCTCCTACAACAAAGCGCCGCTCATCGCCTATCTGCAGACCCAGCCGGGGGTGAGCTACTACGACGAGGGCGAGAAGCCCCTCGGCTCAGCGGCGACGATCGCCCGAGAGCGGGCCTACTGCAGCGCGGATCTGACCCTGGTGAGCTGCGGCGACCTGCTGTGCAACTGGGACATCGAGCAGATGGTCGCCTTTCACACCCAGCGCAACGCCCTTGTCACCGTCGCCGTGCGCAGGGTGGCCGACCCGCGCCGCTACGGCGTCGTGGTGAGCGATGCCCAGCAGCGGATCACCCGCTTTGTCGAAAAGCCCCAACTGCCGCCCAGTTCGCTGATTAGTTGCGGCATCTATCTATTTTCACCGGAGCTATTTGCGCACTGGAACGACCAGTGGCGCGACATCGGCGGCGACCTGCTGCCGGATCTGGTGGCGGCAAACCTGCCGGTCTACGCCTGGTCGATGGACGCTACGGCCTGCTGGAGCGACATCGGCAATCCGACGAGCTACCTGGAAGCGCACCTGCAGCTCACCGGCGGCACCAACACGATCGCCCCCGAAGCGCAGATCGACCCGCAGGCGGTGCTCGAGCGCTCTGTGGTGGGAGCCGGGGCAATCATCGCCGGCCCCTCGCGCCTCGAGCGCTGCGTGGTCTGGCCGGGGGCCGTTGTGCAGGGGTTAACCCTGAGGGACAGCATCGTCACCCCCGAAGCGGTGGTAGCGGTGCAGAGGGTCTGCCAGGCGGTCTGAAACAGCAATAAAACCGAATACAAGACGCCGGGGGCGCAGCGTTCGCTGCGCCCCCGGCTTTGCTGCGAGTATTTTTAAACGTCGTAGGTGCCCTTGCCGGTGAACTTGACATCGACCGGGTTGGGGTTGTCGCCGATCTTGCGCGGCACGTAACCCACCGGTTCGCGGCCAGGGTTGGATTTTTCGGAGGCGACACCGTCCATCGGAAAAATCAGCACCTGCTCGCCGTCCGGAAAGACGCGGTAGATCTTGGAGTCGCGGATCTTGAAGTTGGCGACCAGCTGCCGGTGCAGGGCGTGGCACTGCTCCTTGCGGGCGAGGTAGAGGACGTTTGTACCCGCCACCATCGTCGCCGCACCGCCGGTGGGCATCTCGAAGACCTGCTCCTCTTTGCTGTTCCAGACGATTAAATACTTTTCTTCGGTCTGTGCGCTGCGGAGCAACCCTCCGGTGCTGCCACCGAAAAGGGGCGTGCTACCACCGAAAGGCAACTCCCTGACGTCCGCCATAGCCTGGTTTCTCCTCCTGTATGGGGTTCATCATAGGCGCGGCCAGATCGCGCTGGCAAGGGCTTTGCAGCCTTTTGCCCCCCGGCGGGAGTAAAGAAATATGTCGGGAGATGGGCGGTCGGTCCCTTGGTTTGTAACTATGGCATGATAAATCTGTAACGTTCTGTATTGCTTCGATGGCCACAATCGGTTGGGTTTCGCTGCTGACTTTCTTCGTCGTCTCGATCGCTCTGGTGGTCTGGGGGCGCAACGGTTTTTAAGAAGCGATGATCGAGCAGGC harbors:
- a CDS encoding acyltransferase yields the protein MSDNVEYFVHPSSYVDAPATIGAGTQIWHFCHISAGATLGERCKLGQNVFVAAGVRIGNNVKIQNNVSIYAGVSLEDDVFCGPSMVFTNVKTPRSAFVRNTSDDYLTTVVRRGASIGANATIVCGITVGAHALIGAGAVVTKDVPDYAVMVGNPARRRGWACQCGVGLKQEAENFRCPACDRHYRQSSDHLLVLEK
- a CDS encoding cytochrome b6-f complex subunit PetN; the protein is MATIGWVSLLTFFVVSIALVVWGRNGF
- the psaD gene encoding photosystem I reaction center subunit II, producing the protein MADVRELPFGGSTPLFGGSTGGLLRSAQTEEKYLIVWNSKEEQVFEMPTGGAATMVAGTNVLYLARKEQCHALHRQLVANFKIRDSKIYRVFPDGEQVLIFPMDGVASEKSNPGREPVGYVPRKIGDNPNPVDVKFTGKGTYDV
- a CDS encoding NAD-dependent epimerase/dehydratase family protein, with the protein product MTYQSVVTGAAGFIGSHLCERLLAEGHQVTGIDSFTDYYDPALKWRNLTTALAHPNFRLIQADLLDLDCAELLRDVDYLFHQAAQAGVRASWGANFHHYSHNNIDATQVLLEAARTSRQLRRFVFASTSSIYGDAETFPTAETVAPRPVSPYGITKLAAERLGQLYWENFGVPFVALRYFSVYGPRQRPDMGFHKFIRSILAGREIEVYGDGQQTRDFTYVLDIVEANLLAALATGPVGGEVINVGGGNRVVLSEVLDLLGSLTGLPVYRRQQNCQAGDARHTAADITKAQKLLGFAPRYDLALGLAHQIASLKPAGELVRVASLVGAA
- the wecB gene encoding non-hydrolyzing UDP-N-acetylglucosamine 2-epimerase, whose amino-acid sequence is MRILTVVGARPQFVKAAAVSRILRREHREILVHTGQHYDHGLSQVFFDELEMAPPDYNLKVGSGSHGHQTGQMLVRIEDVLLQERPDAVLVYGDTNSTLAAALAAAKLHIPVAHVEAGLRSFNPAMPEEINRRLTDHLSQILFAPTAAATAQLGREGIAAGVHQVGDVMYDILQANLERSRACSRLRAALGLEAGRYVLATIHRAENTDDPERLRAILEAFSAIDLPVLWPMHPRTRARIGQFGLEPLLAAAPQLRVVEPVGYLDMLALEAQARLILTDSGGVQKEAYLLAVPCLTVRGETEWIETVSSGWNRLVAAEPAAIALAVTGCTRPAEHPAHYGDGNAARRIVEVLERHFAVAVPA
- a CDS encoding sugar phosphate nucleotidyltransferase, with amino-acid sequence MRAYILAAGNGSRLRPLTDRLPKPMVPLMNRPLISHLVDHIRPHVDALRLNVSYNKAPLIAYLQTQPGVSYYDEGEKPLGSAATIARERAYCSADLTLVSCGDLLCNWDIEQMVAFHTQRNALVTVAVRRVADPRRYGVVVSDAQQRITRFVEKPQLPPSSLISCGIYLFSPELFAHWNDQWRDIGGDLLPDLVAANLPVYAWSMDATACWSDIGNPTSYLEAHLQLTGGTNTIAPEAQIDPQAVLERSVVGAGAIIAGPSRLERCVVWPGAVVQGLTLRDSIVTPEAVVAVQRVCQAV